One genomic segment of Penaeus chinensis breed Huanghai No. 1 chromosome 13, ASM1920278v2, whole genome shotgun sequence includes these proteins:
- the LOC125031646 gene encoding mucin-2-like yields MLVASEKDELTNKSRDTLRQCVEAAVVSMHSEDIRFCLESRFRRAQAPKMVDQRLRYDMKLTFITSYDMKMIQHDCQTILREGEIYSLKSKNSGEICTDAEIQVTEINNQGGHGGSDDLRGDTSSKFLRVGRTRPPQRRRLRGRSDHSPPNPKANLKVVGVRVDASSNSVPMEKLLGADTSRHEKAVARESFEGISERMDVDDPDVQKVSTEVRSGRRGRVRVVTLRRPLSVSEVREDPPLDFTSLNLNNVNTFGGFGKRLTPLKSSGLRPLASAESDDKDSTTFAINGVPASAIAPPGTRTQNQRPNVVVTTEGPRAVATTRAPSRGRFRPTRPPTASSSRPTTSASTSLTPEGPPATTFRPSITTTLSGLLTTAQGAPTTKQPHVSFPSRSRVGAGRGTTKPQETSIRRITTTARPFLPQRRKPGASRASTARPKPQESDDVSAEEEEIFIVLKDVQRITAPRRLANPSVVSNRIPPPSPTPPSNPPLSSAGGLRRARPPHSQSLTPVALNSLRPSPVTPEGAVSLTSTKDQQNLPPSTFRPPLGTTFTKFSFGQANFTVVSNPTSPPQSPPTPGTFSATPSLGFVSSPRPSITSPASFISSLRPSVTSSSPFVSSPRPPVSFLTPLVSSPRPAVTSPKPFVTSITPSNPNPFILSQRPSARPTNSNPFATSSRPSFSSPSQSGTPSNAFGIPSSFGTTSSSGTSSPFGTSPSIFHTSPSPFVTTSRPFVTSSNNFPSSPFVSSRQPIVISSQPAVTSPHSAVTSARPAVTFPHSAVTSARPAVTFPHSAVTSARPAVTSPRPVVTTFLSNTTPRTSASFSFQPLSARPTTVVSLNPQQGSSISNHPDENFTLHNAPKTPFRGFSFQSFHPGLSSSTAIQLGGSEEPSGNEFRKLSPSSLPPRKPSRVSLSPIPSTAPTSLSTFPQTAFPANFGSVIHSRPTFSTTLPPPALTTPRFAVTPSPSQINLDPPSPTTFNPRPFPPPQPALQPPPSHFGSSQPRPDAQSLSTERPNLPSLTFTAPATFQFLKVSPQGELSTQSSGTTQPEPTTFRGPFLQFFSTPGSSSTPSPFQRTSNVQRFNSPSISTSSRPTTFTLFQDPGRASPTPTVRSFVPTSLPGHPRSFRSTTTLPPFLAAFSTSSNDPEKLQNRAPENTLPSPPIIEIGGFVPMKISKTNTNDQPVKPSEILTPPPPLPSSFGDRDPSTSFAPNLTTPQRPPTTSRPVVTSPTSQPAVTTEFNLQTTPRTVFNTARPPQTITGSNFFLNSFRSASPPPATVTTVLPRTTRRPRTTLQPETHSFSSPVTTTRPNAISTSPNPRKNNSFDEIQQNGPRKQFLYSAPRQQTVVPKVTTALPPSPTSASRSKSTSSKGFKVPAAHAGKSFIFVRNGQSEYRVVWA; encoded by the exons ATGCTCGTTGCCTCAGAAAAGGACGAGCTGACTAACAAAAGCAGAGACACGCTGAGGCAAT GTGTTGAGGCAGCTGTGGTTAGTATGCATAGTGAAGATATTAGATTTTGTCTAGAGTCTAGGTTCCGGCGTGCTCAAGCTCCAAA AATGGTTGATCAGAGATTAAGATATGATATGAAACTGACTTTTATCACCTCATATGACATGAAAATGATTCAACATGACTGTCAAACGATTTTACGTGAAGGTGAAATATACAGTCTAAAGTCAAAG AACTCGGGAGAGATTTGCACGGATGCTGAGATACAAGTCACGGAAATAAATAACCAAGGCGGACACG GTGGCAGTGATGACCTGCGTGGCGATACTTCTTCTAAGTTCCTCCGTGTCGGGAGAACAAGACCTCCCCAGCGACGCCGTCTTCGAGGCC GCAGCGATCACTCGCCACCGAATCCCAAGGCAAACCTCAAAGTCGTGGGAGTTCGAGTGGACGCTTCGAGTAACTCTGTTCCGATGGAAAAACTTCTCGGAGCTGATACTTCGCGGCACGAAAAAGCCGTGGCCAGGGAGTCCTTCGAGGGTATATCGGAGCGCATGGACGTCGACGATCCGGATGTCCAAAAAGTGTCCACGGAGGTTCGAAGTGGACGACGTGGACGGGTGCGTGTGGTGACTCTGCGGCGCCCATTGTCCGTGTCAGAAGTGCGGGAGGATCCACCCCTCGATTTCACATCTTTGAACTTGAATAACGTAAACACCTTTGGAGGTTTTGGAAAACGTCTTACACCTTTGAAATCAAGTGGTCTAAGACCGTTAGCTTCTGCGGAATCCGATGACAAAGATTCGACTACCTTTGCCATTAATGGTGTGCCTGCATCAGCAATCGCTCCTCCGGGCACAAGAACCCAGAATCAGCGTCCCAACGTCGTTGTCACGACAGAAGGGCCAAGAGCTGTAGCAACAACGAGAGCACCGAGCCGAGGGAGGTTCAGGCCGACCAGGCCTCCGACTGCGTCTTCCTCAAGACCAACCACGTCTGCGTCGACCTCTCTCACGCCAGAGGGACCTCCTGCCACGACTTTTAGACCCAGCATCACAACGACACTTTCTGGTCTTCTAACAACTGCTCAAGGGGCCCCGACAACAAAGCAGCCGCACGTGTCATTCCCCAGCAGGTCGAGAGTGGGAGCAGGCAGAGGAACCACCAAACCTCAAGAAACCTCAATTCGGCGAATTACGACCACGGCACGACCTTTTTTACCACAGCGCAGAAAACCAGGTGCTTCACGAGCCAGTACTGCAAGACCCAAACCTCAAGAATCTGATGATGTATCTGCCGAAGAAGAGGAAATTTTCATTGTGTTGAAGGATGTACAGCGTATCACAGCCCCAAGACGGCTAGCCAACCCTTCAGTTGTATCGAACAgaattcctcctccatctcctactcctccttcaaaCCCTCCTCTGTCATCCGCAGGGGGCCTAAGAAGAGCGAGACCGCCACACTCCCAGTCTCTTACTCCTGTTGCTCTCAATTCCTTGCGTCCAAGCCCTGTTACTCCTGAAGGTGCTGTCTCTTTGACGAGCACGAAAGACCAACAAAACCTTCCACCCTCCACTTTCCGACCTCCACTTGGCACGACCTTCACTAAGTTCTCCTTTGGTCAAGCGAACTTCACTGTTGTGTCAaaccctacttctccccctcagTCACCACCTACACCTGGAACCTTTTCTGCTACACCTTCCCTTG GTTTTGTTTCTTCCCCAAGACCTTCAATTACATCTCcagcttctttcatttcttccctaAGACCCTCAGTAACGTCCTCCAGTCCTTTTGTTTCATCTCCGAGACCTCCAGTTTCTTTCTTAACACCTTTAGTTTCTTCTCCAAGACCGGCA GTCACGTCCCCTAAACCTTTTGTTACCTCCATCACGCCATCTAATCCCAATCCCTTTATTCTATCTCAGCGGCCTTCTGCCAGACCTACCAATTCAAACCCTTTCGCCACGTCCTCTCGTCCTTCGTTCTCGTCACCAAGCCAGTCTGGCACTCCATCCAATGCTTTTGGTATTCCTTCAAGTTTTGGGACAACTTCAAGTTCTGGTACTTCTTCACCTTTTGGTACATCTCCTAGTATCTTCCATACTTCGCCAAGTCCTTTTGTTACAACTTCAAGGCCGTTTGTCACATCAtctaacaattttccatcatCTCCTTTCGTTTCCTCCCGCCAGCCAATTGTGATATCCTCTCAGCCTGCTGTTACTTCCCCTCATTCAGCTGTCACTTCTGCTCGTCCTGCTGTCACATTCCCTCATTCAGCTGTCACTTCTGCTCGTCCTGCTGTCACATTCCCTCATTCAGCTGTCACTTCTGCTCGTCCTGCTGTCACTTCCCCTCGTCCAGTTGTCACTACTTTCCTATCCAACACCACCCCTCGGACTTCTGCAAGCTTCTCGTTCCAGCCCCTTTCTGCACGACCAACCACAGTGGTATCACTCAATCCACAGCAAGGATCATCTATTTCTAACCACCCAGATGAAAATTTCACACTCCATAATGCTCCTAAGACACCTTTCAGAGGATTTTCCTTCCAGTCCTTCCATCCAGGATTATCTTCAAGCACTGCGATCCAGCTTGGTGGTTCAGAAGAACCATCTGGGAATGAATTCAgaaaattatcaccatcatctttacctCCACGAAAACCATCTCGAGTATCCCTCTCACCTATCCCCTCTACAGCACCAACTTCCTTGTCAACTTTTCCCCAAACAGCTTTCCCAGCTAACTTTGGTTCTGTCATCCACTCACGGCCAACTTTCtctactactcttcctcctcctgcgctAACAACCCCAAGGTTTGCTGTAACACCTTCTCCATCACAAATAAATTTAGATCCTCCTTCACCTACAACTTTCAACCCAAGGCCTTTCCCCCCTCCACAACCTGCACTTCAACCTCCGCCAAGCCACTTCGGCTCTTCTCAGCCTCGCCCTGATGCTCAATCACTCTCCACCGAACGACCAAATCTTCCTTCTCTGACGTTCACGGCTCCTGCCACATTCCAGTTTCTCAAAGTATCACCACAAGGTGAACTTAGCACTCAGAGTTCAGGTACTACACAGCCAGAGCCAACGACCTTCAGAGGTCCTTTTCTTCAGTTCTTTTCCACACCTGGGTCATCTTCCacaccttcccccttccagagGACATCAAATGTTCAGAGATTCAACTCTCCTTCAATCTCCACTTCTTCGAGACCGACAACGTTCACATTATTCCAGGACCCAGGTCGAGCATCGCCTACACCTACCGTCAGATCTTTTGTGCCTACATCTCTTCCAGGGCATCCTCGCAGTTTCCGGTCTACAACTACTTTGCCACCCTTCCTTGCTGCCTTTTCTACCTCTTCAAATGACCCAGAAAAACTCCAAAATCGTGCACCGGAAAATACTCTACCTTCACCACCAATCATTGAAATTGGGGGATTTGTTCCCATGAAAATATCCAAGACAAACACAAATGATCAACCTGTAAAACCATCAGAGATCTTAAcgccccctcctccgctcccatCATCATTTGGGGATAGAGACCCGTCTACATCCTTTGCCCCTAATCTTACAACTCCTCAGCGTCCCCCTACCACCTCAAGACCTGTTGTCACCAGTCCCACCTCACAGCCTGCAGTCACAACAGAGTTCAACCTTCAGACAACTCCAAGGACCGTCTTTAACACAGCACGCCCACCACAAACAATCACAGGCTCCAACTTCTTCCTGAATAGTTTCAGATCGGCGTCTCCTCCTCCAGCGACTGTAACAACTGTACTCCCACGCACCACCAGACGACCGCGCACAACCTTACAACCCGAGACCCATTCCTTCAGCAGCCCTGTCACGACGACAAGGCCCAACGCTATTTCAACTTCGCCAAAcccaagaaaaaacaacagcttTGACGAGATACAACAGAACGGACCCAGAAAGCAGTTCCTGTACTCCGCTCCCAGGCAGCAGACTGTTGTACCCAAGGTAACTACAGCTTTGCCTCCTTCACCTACGAGCGCCAGTAGGAGTAAAAGCACAAGCTCCAAAGGGTTTAAGGTTCCTGCAGCGCACGCAGGGAAGTCGTTCATATTTGTGCGGAACGGCCAGAGCGAATACCGGGTGGTATGGGCGTAG